Proteins encoded in a region of the Corvus hawaiiensis isolate bCorHaw1 chromosome 18, bCorHaw1.pri.cur, whole genome shotgun sequence genome:
- the LOC125335490 gene encoding pleckstrin homology domain-containing family A member 4-like yields the protein MAESDDLARRDPAPAGPRSQPCRPVPRVHAFGKGEQALRRDPRTPPAMQGWLHKQDSSGLRLWKRRWFVLVDLCLYYYRDSSEQQVRGGLPLPGYEIRVLPPAPPPAPWVPGSGGALGGEHGTRIPEPRLPRIPHSQAEHPGMRTYCLGAETPEELHAWVCALRRGASALPGSPRSLSLQTPREVRSTGPASPPLPTHSPGRGLGSPPVPPPRCPPVPPLPPGEVPQAQEEPPTRGCPPRTGDTGGGPRGRPEPAPAGRNPQKPRPPGAAPERDIGTNQPPASPTASSDWLPSAAGPAGTAPAPASNDASRRRRAGAGGRGWAREGAAGRPIRITLLQASF from the exons ATGGCAGAAAGCGACGACCTCGCCCGCCGGGAccccgcccccgccggcccccgcaGCCAG ccctgccggCCCGTGCCGAGGGTCCACGCCTTTGGAAAGGGGGAGCAGGCGCTGCGGAGAGACCCCCGCACCCCCCCCGCCATGCAGGGCTGGCTGCACAAGCAG GACAGCTCGGGGCTGCGGCTCTGGAAGCGCCGCTGGTTTGTACTGGTGGATCTCTGCCTCTACTACTACCGGG ACAGCAGCGAGCAGCAAGTGCGGGGCGGCCTCCCCCTGCCCGGCTACGAGATCCGCGTCCTGCCCCCCGCCCCTC CCCCGGCCCCCTGGGTGCCGGGATCCGGGGGTGCCCTGGGTGGGGAGCATGGGACCCGGATACCTGAGCCCCGCCTACCAAggatcccccattcccaggctGAACATCCCGGGATGCGAACCTACTGCCTGGGGGCTGAGACCCCCGAGGAGCTGCACGCCTGGGTCTGCGCCCTGCGCCGGGGGGCATCGGCCCTGCCCGG CTCCCCCcgctccctctccctgcagacaccccGGGAAGTCCGGAGCACAGGTCCCGCCTCACCCCCATTGCCCACACACTCCCCGGGTCGGGGGCTGGGGAGCCCACCCGTGCCCCCTCCTCGCTGCCCCCCAGTGCCTCCACTGCCCCCCGGCGAG GTGCCCCAAGCCCAGGAGGAGCCCCCGACGCGGGGGTGTCCCCCCAGGaccggggacacggggggggggCCACGGGGACGCCCCGAGCCCGCGCCCGCAG GGCGGAACCCGCAGAAGCCCCGCCCCCCCGGAGCAGCGCCGGAGCGAGACATCGGGACCAATCAGCCACCGGCTTCTCCAACTGCCTCTTCTGATTGGCTGCCGAGCGCCGCCGGACCCGCGGGCACCGCCCCCGCGCCGGCATCCAATGACGCgtcgcggcggcggcgggcgggggcgggggggcgtGGCTGGGCGCGCGAAGGCGCGGCCGGGCGGCCAATCAGGATCACGCTGCTGCAGGCCAGCTTctga
- the NIPSNAP1 gene encoding protein NipSnap homolog 1, whose translation MAAGARGGSAALRRLRGGGAGAAPRGARGYSRDAEGSWFRSLFVHKVDPRKDAHSNLLSKKETSNLYKIQFHNVKPECLEAYNKLTEEVLPKLHSDPDYPCDLVGNWNTWYGEQDQAVHLWRFSGGYPALMDCMSKLRQNKEYLDFRKERSRMLLSRRNQLLLEFSFWNEPQPRQGPNIYELRTYKLKPGTMIEWGNNWARAIKYRQENQEAVGGFFSQIGELYVVHHLWAYRDLQSREETRNAAWRKRGWDENVYYTVPLIRTMESRIMIPLKISPLQ comes from the exons ATggcggcgggagcgcgcggcgggagcgcggcgctgcggcggctgcggggcgggggcgcgggcgcggccccgcggggcgCGCG GGGGTACTCCAGGGATGCCGAGGGCAGCTGGTTCCGCTCCCTCTTCGTGCACAAGGTGGATCCGCGCAAGGACGCGCATTCCAACCTCCTCTCCAAGAAGGAGACCAGCAACCTCTACAAGATCCAGT ttcACAACGTGAAGCCGGAGTGCCTGGAAGCCTACAACAAGCTGAC AGAGGAGGTGCTGCCCAAGCTCCACTCGGATCCCGACTACCCCTGTGACCTGGTGGGCAACTGGAACACGTGGTATGGCGAGCAGGACCAGGCAG TGCACCTGTGGCGCTTCTCGGGCGGGTACCCGGCGCTCATGGACTGCATGAGCAAGCTCCGGCAGAACAAG gagTACCTGGACTTCCGCAAGGAGAGGAGCCGGATGCTGCTGTCCCGCAGGaaccagctgctcctggaaTTCAGCTTCTGGAAcgagccccagccccggcagggACCGAACATCTACGAGCTGAGGACCTACAAGCTGAAG CCAGGGACCATGATCGAATGGGGCAACAACTG GGCTCGGGCCATTAAATACCGCCAGGAGAACCAGGAGGCAGTCGGGGGGTTCTTCTCCCAGATCGGGGAGCTCTACGTGGTGCATCACCTCTGGG CCTACAGGGATCTGCAGTCCCGGGAGGAGACGAGGAACGCGGCCTGGAGGAAGAGGGGCTGGGATGAGAACGTTTATTACACTG tCCCGCTGATCCGGACCATGGAATCACGGATCATGATTCCCCTGAAGATCTCCCCCCTGCAGTGA